One genomic window of Polyangium aurulentum includes the following:
- a CDS encoding peptidase inhibitor family I36 protein: protein MAKKALIGVVAVGLVCIAAPARAELCATVWQHRDYGGFMWQIQADAGPVELFDWNDRISSMYVEPGCTFFAFQHPHFGGRQDQFRSAVPYVGDWWNDSISSLICRCPN from the coding sequence ATGGCCAAAAAGGCGCTCATCGGCGTGGTGGCGGTCGGCCTGGTATGCATCGCAGCGCCAGCCCGGGCCGAGCTCTGCGCGACCGTCTGGCAGCATCGAGATTACGGGGGGTTCATGTGGCAGATCCAGGCGGACGCAGGGCCGGTGGAGCTCTTCGATTGGAACGACAGGATCTCCTCCATGTACGTCGAGCCGGGCTGCACGTTCTTCGCGTTCCAGCACCCCCATTTCGGGGGCAGACAAGATCAATTCCGCTCGGCGGTGCCCTACGTTGGAGACTGGTGGAACGACTCGATAAGCTCGCTCATCTGCAGATGTCCCAACTAG
- a CDS encoding ABC transporter substrate-binding protein, translating to MDKVRLALEWFWNPDHVPLVLGRELGWFAEVGLEVEIIEPTAHLDPIRDLVEGRLDVAITEPIHLVQDRAKGHPIVGFTRLLHTNGGVMYLRGRGITRPRDMAGKRIQYPGAPGPGGIAIVRTMIEADGGTCDPADLVPVNCGFSHTNALADDKADVATLAFYNFEVIEARHRGFDAEYFALKDWGVPDFCQLVLIAHERFLAERRDVAARLVRVLRRGIDFIHERPIEARELFEQRIGGGGDAMATAIFAATVPCFTRDFSMAREYYESLEDYCRRTGQITEGSSAAGCWTNTIAF from the coding sequence ATGGACAAGGTGCGCCTCGCCCTCGAATGGTTCTGGAACCCCGATCACGTGCCGCTCGTGCTCGGCCGCGAGCTTGGCTGGTTTGCCGAGGTCGGGCTCGAGGTCGAGATCATCGAGCCCACGGCGCACCTCGATCCCATCCGCGACCTCGTCGAGGGCCGGCTCGACGTGGCCATCACCGAGCCGATTCACCTCGTGCAGGACCGCGCCAAGGGGCACCCCATCGTCGGTTTCACGCGTTTGCTGCACACGAACGGCGGCGTCATGTATCTGCGCGGCCGCGGCATCACCCGCCCGCGCGACATGGCGGGCAAGCGCATCCAGTACCCCGGCGCGCCTGGCCCCGGCGGGATCGCCATCGTGCGCACCATGATCGAGGCCGACGGCGGCACCTGTGATCCGGCCGATCTCGTTCCGGTCAATTGCGGTTTTTCGCACACGAACGCGCTCGCCGACGACAAGGCCGACGTGGCGACGCTGGCGTTCTACAATTTCGAGGTGATCGAGGCGCGCCATCGCGGCTTCGACGCCGAATACTTCGCCCTCAAGGACTGGGGCGTCCCCGATTTCTGCCAGCTCGTGCTCATCGCGCACGAGCGCTTCCTGGCCGAGCGCCGCGACGTGGCGGCGCGCCTCGTGCGCGTGCTGCGCCGGGGGATCGATTTCATTCACGAGCGGCCCATCGAGGCACGCGAGCTGTTCGAGCAGCGCATCGGCGGCGGGGGCGACGCGATGGCCACGGCGATCTTCGCGGCCACCGTCCCTTGCTTCACGCGCGACTTTTCCATGGCCCGCGAGTATTACGAATCGCTGGAGGACTACTGCCGCCGCACGGGCCAGATCACCGAGGGAAGCTCGGCCGCGGGCTGCTGGACGAATACGATCGCGTTCTGA
- a CDS encoding phosphoribosylanthranilate isomerase produces the protein MRPFHIPRVKICCIASVDEAWTAIRAGASALGLVGPMPSGPGTLDEDQIAHIASAVPPGIATFMLTSRQDAAAIIEQHRRCRTNVIQLVDRLDSGTYADLRGAMPGIGLVQVVHVTGEESIKEALSLEAQVDAVLLDSGNPNLPIKELGGTGRIHDWAISARLRERLSTPVYLAGGLKPDNIRLAVETVRPFGVDLCSGVRTDNKLDEEKVRAFFANLPREDRA, from the coding sequence ATGCGCCCGTTCCACATCCCGCGCGTGAAGATCTGCTGCATCGCCTCCGTCGACGAGGCCTGGACGGCGATCCGCGCCGGCGCCTCCGCGCTCGGCCTCGTCGGACCCATGCCGAGCGGCCCTGGCACCCTCGACGAGGACCAGATCGCGCACATCGCCAGCGCCGTGCCACCCGGCATCGCGACCTTCATGCTCACGAGCCGCCAGGACGCGGCCGCGATCATCGAGCAGCACCGCCGCTGCCGCACCAACGTCATCCAGCTCGTCGACCGCCTCGACTCGGGCACCTACGCGGACCTGCGCGGCGCGATGCCCGGGATCGGGCTCGTGCAGGTCGTCCACGTGACGGGCGAGGAGTCGATCAAGGAGGCCCTGTCGCTCGAGGCGCAGGTCGACGCCGTGCTGCTCGACTCCGGCAACCCGAACCTGCCCATCAAGGAGCTGGGCGGCACGGGCCGCATCCACGACTGGGCCATCAGCGCGAGGCTGCGCGAGCGGCTCTCCACGCCCGTCTACCTCGCCGGCGGCCTCAAGCCCGACAACATCCGCCTCGCGGTCGAGACCGTGCGCCCCTTCGGCGTCGACCTCTGCAGCGGCGTGCGCACCGACAACAAGCTCGACGAGGAGAAGGTCCGCGCCTTCTTCGCCAACCTGCCGCGCGAAGACCGGGCCTGA
- a CDS encoding Hsp70 family protein: MRLGIDLGTTRTVVACSDRGNYPVLSFNDEAGNPVDWYPSVVAERRGELRFGFDALEAAQDPEWTLLRSFKRVLSSPRTTPDVEVTVGDSRISVLELLTRFLTSLREAILHRSNRPAGAQGDELVAVVATPANAHGAQRFVTLDAFRRAGFEVGAILNEPSAAGFEYSHRYRNTITSKREHIVVYDLGGGTFDASLVHISGRRHEAITTSGSAKLGGDDFDEALARLVKERVGLADEKLPRRAWARLLEQCREAKERLNPSSRRILIDLEASLGNRAPTPEVTIAVADYYERCTPLVQRTIKAMAPVMEVLAARTQSEDALSELAGIYVVGGASSLPLVGRVLREEYGRRVHRSPYPSAAVAMGLAIAVDEEAGFQIEDRLSRHFGVFREGEGGRAVVFDPIFSRDERVPGKGEAPVVHRRVYRAAHNVGRYRFVECAELDRNGVPHGDIAAFDDVLFPFDRGLRGLGPRLSEVPVQRIVGQGPLIQEEYAITPHGLVRVTITDLEAGYQQAYDVGAGA; the protein is encoded by the coding sequence ATGCGCCTGGGGATCGATCTTGGAACCACTCGCACCGTCGTCGCCTGCAGCGATCGGGGCAACTACCCCGTCCTGAGCTTCAACGACGAGGCGGGCAACCCGGTCGACTGGTATCCGTCGGTGGTCGCCGAGCGCCGGGGCGAGCTGCGCTTCGGCTTCGACGCGCTCGAGGCGGCGCAGGATCCCGAGTGGACGCTCCTTCGCTCGTTCAAGCGCGTGCTGTCGAGCCCGCGCACCACGCCCGACGTCGAGGTGACGGTCGGCGACAGCCGCATCAGCGTGCTCGAGCTGCTCACGCGCTTCCTCACGTCGCTGCGGGAGGCCATCCTGCACCGCTCGAACCGGCCTGCGGGCGCGCAGGGTGACGAGCTGGTCGCGGTGGTGGCGACGCCCGCGAACGCGCACGGGGCGCAGCGCTTCGTGACGCTCGACGCGTTCCGCCGCGCCGGCTTCGAGGTGGGCGCCATCCTGAACGAGCCCTCGGCCGCGGGCTTCGAGTACAGCCACCGCTACCGCAACACGATCACCTCGAAGCGCGAGCACATCGTCGTCTACGACCTCGGCGGCGGCACGTTCGACGCGTCGCTCGTGCACATCAGCGGGCGGAGGCACGAGGCCATCACCACGTCGGGATCGGCGAAGCTCGGCGGTGACGACTTCGACGAGGCGCTCGCTCGCCTCGTGAAGGAGCGCGTGGGGCTCGCGGACGAGAAGCTGCCGCGGCGGGCGTGGGCGCGGCTGCTCGAGCAATGCCGCGAGGCCAAGGAGCGCTTGAACCCGAGCTCGCGGCGCATCCTCATCGATCTCGAGGCGAGCCTCGGCAACCGCGCGCCGACGCCCGAGGTGACCATCGCGGTCGCGGACTACTACGAGCGGTGCACGCCGCTCGTGCAGCGGACGATCAAGGCGATGGCGCCGGTGATGGAGGTGCTCGCGGCGCGGACCCAGAGCGAGGACGCGCTCTCGGAGCTCGCGGGCATCTACGTGGTGGGCGGGGCCAGCTCCCTGCCGCTCGTCGGGCGTGTGCTTCGCGAGGAGTACGGGCGCAGGGTTCACAGGTCGCCGTACCCCTCGGCGGCGGTGGCCATGGGCCTCGCCATCGCGGTGGACGAAGAGGCAGGTTTTCAGATCGAGGATCGGCTCTCGCGTCACTTCGGCGTCTTCCGCGAGGGCGAGGGCGGCCGCGCGGTGGTGTTCGACCCGATCTTCAGCCGTGACGAGCGCGTGCCCGGCAAGGGCGAGGCGCCCGTGGTCCATCGGCGCGTCTACCGCGCGGCGCACAACGTGGGGCGTTACCGCTTCGTCGAGTGCGCGGAGCTCGATCGCAACGGGGTGCCGCACGGGGACATCGCGGCGTTCGACGACGTGCTCTTCCCGTTCGACCGCGGGCTGCGGGGGCTCGGACCCAGGCTCTCGGAGGTGCCCGTGCAGCGGATCGTCGGGCAAGGACCGCTCATCCAGGAGGAGTACGCGATCACGCCGCACGGCCTCGTGCGGGTGACGATCACGGATCTCGAGGCGGGCTACCAGCAGGCGTACGACGTGGGGGCTGGCGCCTAG
- a CDS encoding glutathione S-transferase N-terminal domain-containing protein: MNRTLDVATSLAASIARFGTGLRASGLGKRPDKLLELYEFEACPFCRKVREALTILDLEAMIYPCPRGGERFRPIVEQKGGKLQFPYLVDPNEGVAMYESDDIVEHLFRTYGDGRVPVTLKLGPVTTGSALAASAWRPNRGRRAVPSRAPEKPLELWSFEASPFCRIVREKLSELELPYRLHNVAKGSPSRQAFIARSGKMMVPFLHDPNTDVDMFESADIVAHLERTYAAR; encoded by the coding sequence ATGAACCGGACCCTCGACGTCGCAACCTCGCTCGCGGCCTCCATCGCCCGCTTCGGGACGGGCCTGCGCGCCTCCGGGCTCGGCAAGCGCCCGGACAAGCTCCTCGAGCTGTACGAGTTCGAGGCCTGCCCCTTCTGCCGCAAGGTGCGCGAGGCCCTCACGATCCTGGACCTCGAGGCCATGATCTACCCCTGCCCCCGCGGCGGCGAGCGCTTCCGCCCGATCGTCGAGCAGAAGGGTGGCAAGCTCCAGTTCCCCTACCTGGTCGATCCGAACGAGGGCGTCGCGATGTACGAGTCCGACGACATCGTCGAGCACCTCTTCCGCACCTACGGCGACGGTCGCGTGCCCGTCACGCTCAAGCTCGGCCCCGTGACGACCGGCTCGGCCCTCGCGGCCTCGGCCTGGCGGCCGAACCGTGGCAGGCGGGCGGTCCCGTCACGCGCGCCCGAGAAGCCGCTCGAGCTGTGGAGCTTCGAGGCCTCGCCGTTCTGCCGCATCGTGCGCGAGAAGCTGTCGGAGCTCGAGCTGCCCTACCGGCTGCACAACGTGGCGAAGGGCAGCCCGAGCCGCCAGGCGTTCATCGCGCGCTCGGGCAAGATGATGGTGCCCTTCCTGCACGATCCGAACACCGACGTGGACATGTTCGAGTCGGCCGACATCGTCGCCCATCTGGAGCGGACCTACGCTGCCCGCTGA
- a CDS encoding prolyl oligopeptidase family serine peptidase — translation MACSGNAPPDPLPPDPSLTAAPASAPAKTAEAEAPARREPPVATRREAVTEKLHGVEIIDPYRWLEDSESDEVKKWQAAQNEHTAKLLGAQPGRDALAGRIESLLRIGTVGSPAVVGSSKGKGLYFYMRQAPSEDQPVLYVRDGFEGKDRALINTNTMSADKTTALDFWVPSNDGKKLAYGLSSGGDEQSTLYVLDVATGKNLPETEVIPHARYASVAWLPDGSGFYYSRYPAKGDVPPGEEKYRRKIYEHKIGRSWKEDPLVFGEGRAITDIPSVDISPNGRWLVAGVHMGWSRREAYLLDRKAGAKAKFIPLAVPKEDAIYEVTAYDDHLLVLTNDGAPTYELYRVDPQKPARENWKKIIAAGADVLESARSISGQIFATFIHDAHTIVKRFAADGTPKGEIALPTLGTAHGVSGEWDGHEAFVAFTSFAVPSTVLRLDLKTDKMATWAEVKAPVDSSEFEVRQEKARSKDGTMVPYFVVHKKGVARDGTAPTLLTGYGGFNISQMPAFAGSRYVMLERGGVVVVANLRGGGEYGEAWHKAGMLDKKQNVFDDLYAVAENLVATKVTSRDKLAVLGGSNGGLLVGAAITQRPDLFRAAVCSVPLLDMLRYHKFLIAKLWIPEYGSSEDPEQFKWLSAYSPYHHVKPGATYPAVLFTSAEGDSRVDPLHARKMAARMQAEAGGDRPILLRIESKAGHGAGKPISKRIEEAVDVYSFLFWQLGMKP, via the coding sequence GTGGCCTGCTCTGGAAACGCCCCCCCCGACCCCCTCCCCCCCGATCCCAGCCTCACCGCGGCCCCCGCCTCCGCACCGGCGAAGACCGCCGAGGCCGAAGCCCCCGCGCGCCGCGAGCCGCCCGTGGCGACGCGCCGCGAGGCGGTGACGGAGAAGCTGCACGGCGTCGAGATCATCGACCCGTACCGCTGGCTCGAGGACAGCGAGAGCGACGAGGTCAAGAAGTGGCAGGCGGCGCAGAACGAGCACACGGCGAAGCTGCTCGGGGCGCAGCCGGGGCGCGACGCGCTCGCGGGCCGCATCGAGTCGCTCCTGCGCATCGGCACCGTCGGCTCGCCCGCCGTCGTGGGCTCGTCGAAGGGCAAGGGGCTCTACTTCTACATGCGCCAGGCGCCGAGCGAGGATCAGCCGGTGCTCTACGTGCGCGACGGCTTCGAGGGCAAGGACCGCGCGCTCATCAACACGAACACGATGAGCGCCGACAAGACGACCGCGCTCGACTTCTGGGTGCCCTCGAACGACGGCAAGAAGCTCGCGTACGGCCTGTCGTCGGGCGGCGACGAGCAGAGCACGCTCTACGTGCTCGACGTCGCGACCGGCAAGAACCTCCCCGAGACCGAGGTCATCCCGCACGCGCGCTACGCCTCGGTCGCGTGGCTGCCCGACGGCTCGGGTTTTTACTACTCGCGCTATCCGGCCAAGGGCGACGTGCCCCCGGGCGAGGAGAAGTACCGCCGCAAGATCTACGAGCACAAGATCGGCCGATCGTGGAAAGAGGACCCGCTCGTCTTCGGCGAGGGCCGGGCGATCACCGACATTCCGAGCGTGGACATCTCGCCGAACGGGCGCTGGCTCGTCGCGGGCGTGCACATGGGCTGGAGCCGGCGCGAGGCGTACCTGCTCGATCGCAAGGCGGGCGCGAAGGCGAAGTTCATCCCGCTCGCCGTGCCCAAGGAAGACGCGATCTACGAGGTCACGGCCTACGACGATCACCTGCTCGTGCTGACGAACGACGGGGCGCCGACCTACGAGCTTTACCGCGTCGATCCGCAGAAGCCCGCGCGTGAGAACTGGAAAAAGATCATCGCGGCCGGCGCGGACGTGCTCGAGAGCGCGAGGTCGATCAGCGGTCAGATCTTCGCGACGTTCATCCACGACGCGCACACGATCGTGAAGCGCTTCGCGGCCGACGGGACGCCGAAGGGCGAGATCGCGCTGCCCACGCTCGGCACCGCGCACGGCGTGTCGGGCGAGTGGGACGGGCACGAGGCGTTCGTCGCGTTCACCTCGTTCGCGGTGCCGTCGACGGTGCTCCGGCTCGACCTGAAGACGGACAAGATGGCGACCTGGGCCGAGGTGAAGGCGCCCGTCGACTCGTCCGAGTTCGAGGTGCGGCAGGAGAAGGCCAGGTCGAAGGACGGGACGATGGTGCCGTACTTCGTGGTGCACAAGAAGGGCGTGGCGCGCGACGGGACGGCGCCCACGCTGCTCACGGGCTACGGCGGGTTCAACATCAGCCAGATGCCTGCGTTCGCGGGCTCGCGCTACGTGATGCTCGAGCGCGGCGGCGTCGTGGTGGTGGCGAACCTGCGCGGCGGCGGCGAGTACGGCGAGGCCTGGCACAAGGCCGGGATGCTCGACAAGAAGCAGAACGTCTTCGACGACCTCTACGCGGTGGCGGAGAACCTCGTCGCGACGAAGGTGACCTCGCGCGACAAGCTCGCGGTGCTCGGCGGATCGAACGGCGGGCTGCTCGTGGGCGCGGCGATCACGCAGCGGCCGGATCTGTTCCGCGCGGCGGTGTGCTCGGTGCCGCTGCTCGACATGCTCCGCTACCACAAGTTCCTGATCGCCAAGCTGTGGATCCCCGAGTACGGCTCGTCCGAGGATCCGGAGCAGTTCAAGTGGCTCTCCGCGTACTCGCCGTACCACCACGTCAAGCCCGGCGCGACGTACCCGGCCGTCCTGTTCACGTCGGCCGAGGGCGACAGCCGCGTCGACCCGCTCCACGCGCGCAAGATGGCCGCGCGCATGCAAGCCGAGGCGGGCGGGGACAGGCCGATCCTGCTTCGCATCGAGAGCAAGGCGGGGCACGGCGCGGGCAAGCCGATCTCCAAGCGCATCGAGGAGGCGGTGGACGTCTACTCGTTCCTCTTCTGGCAGCTCGGGATGAAGCCGTGA
- a CDS encoding serine/threonine-protein kinase, protein MPSTSPSSTDLEPPRTIGRYEVLRLAGEGAMGRVLVAHDPVLGRDVAVKLLRDDLLVPRDVREGLLARMRHEARAAARVAHPNLVTLHDMGEDDKLGLYLVFEYVEGPTLKQRLTSGPLPPAEAARLARELGTALTFAHKEGILHRDIKPENIILSRTGGKIADFGIAKIPDSTLTHAGGLMGTPAYSAPETFGGKNFSPESDQFSLAASLYEAVSGERAFPGDDAVEVAARIANDPPSRFAARRGLPPAVDDVLVRAMAKSPADRFASCEAFGEALADALTPFLEAPPRSAAPSSPSNTTALASLPPPDRKRGQILLGAAVVAVTATLLVRTAMHREDPAPDAAGRSLAQTEPSASASPSPRALPPAQTSRPARPRPGADGTPEGATSAAATSAEPPDTTPEPPDAGPSADASAPDASSPVPAASALPSASPSPAPSAAAPPPATSAHRPSP, encoded by the coding sequence GTGCCTTCCACCTCGCCCTCATCGACCGATCTCGAGCCCCCCAGGACCATCGGGCGCTACGAGGTCCTGCGCCTCGCGGGCGAGGGCGCCATGGGGCGCGTCCTCGTCGCCCACGATCCCGTGCTCGGGCGCGACGTGGCCGTGAAGCTCCTGCGCGACGATCTCCTCGTCCCGCGCGACGTCCGCGAGGGCCTCCTCGCACGCATGCGCCACGAGGCTCGCGCCGCAGCGCGCGTCGCTCACCCGAACCTCGTCACCCTCCACGACATGGGCGAGGACGACAAGCTCGGCCTCTACCTCGTCTTCGAGTACGTCGAGGGCCCCACGCTCAAGCAGCGCCTCACCTCGGGTCCCCTGCCCCCCGCCGAGGCCGCGAGGCTCGCGCGCGAGCTCGGCACCGCGCTCACGTTCGCGCACAAGGAGGGCATCCTCCACCGCGACATCAAGCCCGAGAACATCATCCTCTCGCGCACCGGCGGCAAGATCGCCGACTTCGGCATCGCCAAGATCCCCGACTCCACCCTCACCCACGCCGGCGGCCTCATGGGCACCCCCGCGTACAGCGCGCCCGAGACCTTCGGCGGCAAGAACTTCTCCCCCGAGAGCGATCAGTTCTCCCTCGCCGCCTCCCTCTACGAAGCCGTGAGCGGCGAGCGCGCCTTCCCGGGCGACGACGCCGTCGAGGTCGCCGCGCGCATCGCCAACGATCCCCCCTCGCGCTTCGCCGCCCGCCGCGGCCTGCCCCCCGCCGTCGACGACGTGCTCGTGCGCGCCATGGCCAAGTCCCCCGCCGACAGGTTCGCGAGCTGCGAGGCCTTCGGCGAGGCCCTCGCCGACGCCCTCACCCCCTTCCTCGAAGCCCCGCCGCGATCGGCCGCGCCGAGCAGCCCCTCGAACACCACCGCGCTCGCCTCGCTGCCGCCCCCCGATCGCAAGCGAGGCCAGATCCTCCTCGGCGCCGCGGTCGTCGCCGTCACGGCCACGCTCCTCGTCCGCACGGCCATGCACCGCGAAGATCCCGCGCCCGACGCCGCTGGGCGATCGCTCGCCCAGACCGAGCCCTCGGCCTCCGCGAGCCCCTCGCCGCGCGCCCTTCCACCGGCGCAAACCTCGCGCCCCGCGCGCCCTCGCCCCGGCGCGGACGGCACCCCCGAGGGCGCCACGAGCGCCGCCGCCACGAGCGCCGAGCCGCCCGACACGACCCCCGAGCCGCCCGACGCAGGCCCGAGCGCCGACGCGAGCGCACCCGACGCGAGCTCGCCCGTGCCCGCCGCGTCCGCGCTGCCCAGCGCCTCTCCATCCCCCGCTCCTTCCGCCGCCGCGCCCCCTCCGGCGACATCCGCGCATCGACCCTCGCCATGA
- a CDS encoding putative metal-binding motif-containing protein, which translates to MTNRTLRFALRSLAVALALVTPRAALAVPPLELKGEATLGGDKPIPYKYVTIEDGGILSVKQLGTAGGNGRLHIKATRITIQANGVIDASGAGFRGLDSMNGEGMGGGKAFPSGGGGAFFGNGGPGFDADCVTSYGAGGVAYGMPDVFSLGSAGGAATDMAGVLASRGGHGGGSLILEAGQINIYGKIIARGADGLISSGVGSGGGAGGEVRLIANEINWGPNSLVSVAGGIGGGGSLTKIGGSGGGGLVHVQGGPQPPPTSIDVKGGASAKEGCGLGAGADGQFVLAAGPATCVDLDGDGQPSQGCGGSDCDDADDKISPNAEEVCDGVDNDCDGMVDGKPELCGTGNTCQGGKCVATSDAGVEDGGAVPPSLTQFEYAGGCTVGSAEPSGSIAALAGLLGVLGVRRRARSPGKLAALLRRR; encoded by the coding sequence ATGACGAACCGCACCCTTCGCTTCGCGCTCCGCTCCCTCGCCGTCGCCCTCGCCCTCGTCACGCCGCGCGCGGCCCTCGCCGTGCCGCCGCTCGAGCTGAAAGGCGAGGCCACGCTCGGCGGCGACAAACCGATCCCTTACAAGTACGTCACCATCGAGGACGGCGGCATCCTCAGCGTCAAGCAGCTCGGGACCGCGGGCGGCAACGGCCGGCTGCACATCAAGGCGACGCGAATCACCATCCAGGCCAACGGCGTGATCGACGCGTCGGGCGCGGGGTTCCGCGGGCTCGACAGCATGAACGGCGAGGGCATGGGCGGCGGCAAGGCCTTCCCCTCGGGCGGCGGCGGCGCCTTCTTCGGCAACGGCGGGCCCGGCTTCGACGCCGACTGCGTGACCTCCTACGGCGCGGGCGGCGTCGCGTACGGCATGCCCGACGTCTTCAGCCTCGGCAGCGCCGGCGGCGCGGCCACCGACATGGCGGGCGTGCTCGCCTCGCGCGGCGGGCACGGCGGAGGCAGCCTCATCCTCGAGGCCGGGCAGATCAACATCTACGGCAAGATCATCGCGCGGGGCGCTGACGGCCTCATCTCGAGCGGCGTGGGCTCGGGCGGCGGCGCGGGCGGCGAGGTGCGCCTCATCGCGAACGAGATCAACTGGGGCCCCAACTCGCTCGTGTCGGTCGCGGGCGGCATCGGCGGCGGTGGCAGCCTGACGAAGATCGGCGGCTCGGGCGGCGGCGGGCTCGTCCACGTACAGGGCGGCCCGCAGCCCCCTCCCACGAGCATCGACGTCAAGGGCGGCGCCTCCGCGAAGGAGGGCTGCGGCCTCGGCGCGGGAGCCGACGGCCAGTTCGTGCTCGCCGCAGGCCCGGCGACATGCGTCGATCTCGACGGTGACGGCCAGCCTTCCCAGGGCTGCGGCGGCAGCGACTGCGACGACGCGGACGACAAGATCTCCCCCAACGCCGAGGAGGTCTGCGACGGCGTCGACAACGACTGCGACGGCATGGTCGACGGCAAGCCCGAGCTGTGCGGCACCGGCAACACGTGTCAGGGCGGCAAGTGCGTCGCGACCTCCGACGCGGGCGTGGAGGACGGCGGCGCGGTGCCTCCGTCGCTCACGCAGTTCGAGTACGCGGGCGGCTGCACGGTCGGGAGCGCGGAGCCGAGCGGCTCGATCGCGGCGCTCGCGGGCCTGCTGGGCGTGCTCGGGGTGCGGCGCCGCGCGCGGTCCCCTGGAAAGCTCGCCGCTCTCCTGCGCCGGCGTTGA
- a CDS encoding Kazal-type serine protease inhibitor family protein — MKTTLHISSIAVLSLFAVLSLGGPARAQGLCIGLTAFECLPGDFCEFPAGTCGGSDQQGVCVTSPRACTRIYDPVCGCDGKTYGNDCERRAAGVSKEYDGACLR; from the coding sequence ATGAAGACCACGCTGCACATTTCATCGATCGCGGTTCTGTCGCTGTTCGCCGTCCTCTCGCTGGGCGGCCCGGCGCGAGCGCAGGGGCTGTGCATAGGACTGACGGCCTTCGAGTGCCTGCCGGGTGACTTTTGCGAGTTTCCCGCAGGGACGTGCGGGGGGAGTGACCAGCAAGGCGTTTGTGTGACGAGTCCCCGGGCCTGCACGCGAATCTACGATCCGGTGTGCGGGTGTGACGGCAAGACGTATGGCAATGACTGCGAGCGGCGCGCGGCAGGGGTCAGCAAGGAGTACGACGGCGCGTGCCTGAGGTAG
- a CDS encoding serine/threonine-protein kinase, producing the protein MKAGTTIGGKYRLVRLLGEGGMGVVWAAVNELTEREVALKLIRGLEAANEDARKRLLREARACGRIVHRNVVQIYDVGETDAGDPFLVMEMLNGSTVAELLQRERRLAPEVALRIAAETARGLRAAHAARVIHRDLKPSNLFLHEEPGAEAPVLKILDFGVSKTLQQDSSFTATGKTMGSPAYMSPEQVRGLKTVDHRTDLWSLGTVLAEMVSGKRVFQGQTPYGAAAEVISGKIRTLSDLMPGADARIGAIVDKCLQRDLAKRFASADELLDAIGALLGEERSVRIPSIPAPAAPAPVLASMRPAPLPVIENTDSIDSIDEPRITPTEFAPPPVMEDAPPLVLSEDRDTVRPKPPTLPPTGSHGLPVVNRDSAVDSEEITRAEENPLGARVAAESGVTPPQLVLWDDYVKARAKEGDPGTSRPIDALADPDAPASPPLARVLVVVTLVAIVAGVLTFFLLGR; encoded by the coding sequence ATGAAGGCCGGAACGACGATTGGAGGCAAATACCGCCTCGTGCGACTCCTCGGCGAGGGCGGCATGGGCGTCGTGTGGGCCGCCGTCAACGAGCTCACCGAGCGCGAGGTCGCCCTCAAGCTCATCCGCGGCCTCGAAGCCGCGAACGAGGACGCGCGCAAGCGCCTCCTGCGCGAGGCGCGCGCGTGCGGGCGCATCGTCCACCGCAACGTCGTGCAGATCTACGACGTCGGAGAGACCGACGCGGGCGACCCGTTCCTCGTGATGGAGATGCTGAACGGCTCGACCGTCGCCGAGCTGCTCCAGCGCGAGCGCAGGCTCGCCCCCGAGGTCGCGTTGCGCATCGCGGCGGAGACGGCCCGCGGCCTGCGCGCGGCGCACGCGGCGCGCGTCATCCACAGGGATCTCAAGCCGAGCAACCTGTTCTTGCACGAGGAGCCGGGCGCGGAAGCGCCGGTGCTCAAGATCCTCGACTTCGGGGTGAGCAAGACGCTGCAGCAGGACTCGAGCTTCACGGCCACGGGCAAGACCATGGGCTCGCCCGCGTACATGAGCCCCGAGCAGGTGCGCGGCCTCAAGACCGTCGATCACCGCACCGATCTCTGGTCGCTCGGCACCGTGCTGGCCGAGATGGTGAGCGGCAAGCGCGTCTTTCAGGGGCAGACCCCCTACGGCGCCGCGGCCGAGGTCATCTCGGGCAAGATCCGCACGCTGTCGGATCTCATGCCCGGCGCCGACGCGCGCATCGGCGCCATCGTCGACAAGTGCTTGCAGCGCGACCTCGCCAAGCGCTTCGCCTCCGCCGACGAGCTGCTCGACGCCATCGGCGCCCTGCTCGGCGAGGAGCGCAGCGTCCGCATCCCCTCGATCCCCGCGCCCGCCGCGCCCGCGCCCGTGCTCGCGTCGATGCGCCCGGCCCCGCTGCCGGTCATCGAAAACACGGACAGCATCGACAGCATCGACGAGCCCCGCATCACGCCGACCGAGTTCGCGCCCCCGCCCGTGATGGAGGACGCGCCCCCGCTCGTGCTCTCGGAGGATCGCGACACGGTGCGCCCGAAGCCGCCCACGCTGCCGCCCACGGGGTCGCACGGGTTGCCGGTCGTCAACCGCGACTCGGCGGTGGACTCGGAGGAGATCACGAGGGCGGAAGAGAACCCGCTCGGCGCGCGCGTGGCGGCGGAGTCGGGCGTCACGCCGCCGCAGCTCGTGCTCTGGGACGATTACGTCAAGGCCCGCGCGAAGGAGGGAGATCCGGGGACGTCGCGCCCGATCGACGCGCTCGCCGATCCCGATGCGCCCGCCTCTCCGCCGCTCGCGCGCGTGCTCGTCGTGGTGACGCTCGTGGCCATCGTGGCCGGCGTGCTGACGTTCTTCCTGCTCGGCCGCTGA